One Perognathus longimembris pacificus isolate PPM17 chromosome 2, ASM2315922v1, whole genome shotgun sequence DNA segment encodes these proteins:
- the Asns gene encoding asparagine synthetase [glutamine-hydrolyzing], with translation MCGIWALFGSDACLSAQCLSAMKIAHRGPDAFRFENVNGYTNCCFGFHRLAVVDPLFGMQPIRLKKYPYLWLCYNGEIYNHRRLQQHFGFEYQTNVDGEIILHLYNKGGIEQTVGLLDGVFAFILLDITNKKVFLGRDTYGVRPLFKAMTEDGFLAVCSEAKGLVSLKHSTAPFLKVEPFPPGHYEVLDLKPNGKVASVEMVKYHHCRDEPSHVIYDSVEKLFPGFELESVKNNLRILFNNAVKKRLMTDRRIGCLLSGGLDSSLVAATLLKQLKESQVQYPLQTFAIGMEDSPDLLAARKVANHIGSEHHEVLFNSEEGIQALDEVIFSLETYDITTVRASVGMYLISKYIRKNTDTVVVFSGEGSDELTQGYIYFHKAPSPEKAEEESERLLKELYLFDVLRADRTTAAHGLELRVPFLDHRFSSYYLSLPPEMRIPKNGIEKHLLRETFEDSNLLPKEILWRPKEAFSDGITSVKNSWFKILQDYIEHEVDDPMMATAAQKFPFNTPKTKEGYYYRQIFERHYPGRADWLTHYWMPKWMNATDPSARTLTHYKSDAKA, from the exons ATGTGTGGCATTTGGGCCCTCTTTGGCAGTGATGCCTGCCTTTCTGCACAGTGTCTGAGTGCTATGAAGATTGCACACAGGGGTCCGGATGCATTTCGTTTTGAGAATGTCAATGGTTACACCAACTGCTGTTTTGGTTTCCACCGGTTGGCAGTAGTTGACCCCTTGTTTGGAATGCAGCCAATTCGATTGAAGAAGTATCCTTATTTGTGGCTCTGTTACAATGGTGAAATCTACAACCACAGAAGG CTACAACAACATTTTGGATTTGAATACCAGACCAATGTGGATGGTGAGATCATCCTTCATCTGTATAACAAAGGAGGAATTGAGCAAACAGTTGGTCTGTTGGATGGGGtctttgcatttattttgctGGACATTACTAATAAGAAAGTATTCTTGGGCAGAGATACCTATGGAGTCAGACCTTTGTTTAAAGCCATGACAGAGGATGGATTTCTGGCTGTTTGTTCAGAAGCTAAAG GTCTTGTTTCATTGAAGCACTCCACAGCTCCCTTTTTAAAAGTGGAGCCCTTTCCTCCAGGACACTACGAAGTCTTGGATTTGAAGCCAAATGGCAAAGTTGCATCTGTGGAAATGGTTAAATATCATCACTGTAGAGATGAACCTTCACATGTCATCTATGATAGTGTGGAGAAACTTTTTCCAG GTTTTGAGTTAGAAAGTGTAAAGAATAATCTGCGTATCCTTTTCAACAATGCTGTTAAGAAGCGTTTGATGACAGACAGGAGGATTGGTTGCCTTCTATCAG GGGGCTTGGACTCCAGTTTGGTGGCTGCCACCCTACTGAAGCAACTGAAAGAGTCCCAGGTGCAATATCCTCTCCAGACATTTGCCATTGGCATGGAAGACAGCCCCGACTTACTGGCTGCTAGAAAG GTGGCAAATCATATTGGAAGTGAACATCATGAAGTCCTCTTTAACTCTGAGGAAGGCATTCAGGCCCTGGATGAAGTCATCTTTTCCTTGGAAACTTATGATATTACAACGGTTCGAGCATCTGTTG GTATGTATTTGATTTCCAAGTATATTCGGAAGAACACGGATACTGTGGTGGTCTTCTCTGGAGAGGGGTCAGATGAACTTACACAGGGCTACATATATTTCCACAAG GCTCCTTCTCCTGAGAAGGCTGAGGAGGAAAGCGAGAGGCTTCTGAAGGAACTCTATTTGTTTGATGTTCTCCGTGCAGACCGAACTACGGCTGCCCATGG cctTGAACTAAGAGTCCCTTTTCTGGATCATCGATTTTCTTCTTATTACTTATCTTTGCCACCggaaatgagaattccaaaa AATGGGATCGAGAAACATCTCTTGAGAGAGACATTTGAGGACTCCAATCTGCTACCTAAAGAGATTCTCTGGCGACCAAAGGAAGCATTCAGTGATGGAATAACCTCGGTCAAGAACTCCTGGTTCAAGATCTTACAGGATTACATTGAGCACGAG GTTGATGATCCAATGATGGCAACAGCAGCCCAGAAGTTCCCCTTCAATACTCCAAAGACTAAAGAAGGCTATTACTACCGTCAGATCTTCGAACGCCACTACCCAGGCCGGGCTGATTGGCTGACCCATTACTGGATGCCCAAGTGGATGAATGCTACTGATCCTTCCGCTCGCACTCTGACCCATTACAAGTCAGATGCCAAAGCTTAA